From Dietzia sp. ANT_WB102, a single genomic window includes:
- a CDS encoding alpha/beta fold hydrolase yields MPTNPLTALPRAAWRLPRMAPDMSKLPTGRIVTLDDDVVTRLYDTGEEHLQPVILLHGMVATGMLNWYQTFQRLRGEYRLITYDQRHHGMGHTGPFGFQSLSEDVLRVADHLELEAPIVGGYSMGGIVAQLAARPDPSRLGGLVLAATGTGAERNALEKLTLGSLSRTSPLLNAVPDKVAREIGEEIPRPHAWALRELSSVSMATHRTVISEVGRFNSTSWLPDLDLPVAIVKTTRDIAFPQRIQDEMADLLPHSAVFPIHAGHAVCATHPGAFARRMRTAIGWAVSNAR; encoded by the coding sequence ATGCCCACCAACCCGCTCACCGCGCTACCCCGCGCCGCGTGGCGGTTGCCGCGGATGGCCCCGGACATGTCGAAACTTCCGACCGGCCGGATCGTCACGCTCGACGACGACGTGGTGACCCGGCTGTACGACACCGGCGAGGAGCATCTGCAACCGGTGATCCTGCTGCACGGGATGGTCGCCACCGGGATGCTCAACTGGTATCAGACCTTTCAGCGCCTGCGCGGCGAGTACCGCCTGATCACCTATGACCAGCGTCATCACGGGATGGGCCACACCGGCCCCTTCGGGTTCCAGTCCCTGAGCGAGGACGTGCTCCGGGTCGCCGACCACCTCGAGTTGGAGGCGCCGATCGTGGGCGGCTACTCGATGGGCGGGATCGTCGCCCAGCTCGCCGCACGCCCGGACCCGTCGCGCCTGGGAGGTCTCGTCCTGGCGGCCACGGGCACCGGCGCCGAGCGGAATGCTCTGGAGAAGCTCACCCTGGGAAGCCTCTCGCGGACCAGCCCGCTACTCAACGCCGTGCCGGACAAGGTGGCCCGCGAGATCGGCGAGGAGATTCCGCGTCCGCACGCCTGGGCACTGCGGGAGTTGTCGTCGGTTTCCATGGCCACGCATCGCACCGTCATCAGTGAGGTCGGCCGCTTCAACTCCACCTCATGGCTTCCCGATCTGGACCTGCCCGTGGCGATCGTCAAGACCACTCGCGACATCGCATTCCCGCAGCGGATCCAGGACGAGATGGCCGACCTGCTCCCGCACAGCGCGGTGTTCCCGATCCACGCCGGCCACGCCGTCTGCGCCACTCATCCCGGCGCCTTCGCGCGCCGTATGCGCACGGCGATCGGCTGGGCGGTGTCGAACGCGCGCTAG
- a CDS encoding lipocalin family protein, whose protein sequence is MSTPARPGRRLGTRPRPGHSRTRLRGLVTALSIAPLIAAGLGAAPVASAQDLTDGGRLGGGSSQLLPAGVAVGSLGGPELTQVESVNLGKYSGKWFQVAAIPQPYTLQCTNDTTAEYAITAPGTVSVRNTCGSAISSDSTIEGEAKVRDSATNASLRVNFPMVPFQDENGPTNYRITYLADDYSLAIVGDPARSSGFVLSREPALDAERWATVRSVIENRGWWSCAFLTVPMAGGRTDVTPLCLLP, encoded by the coding sequence ATGAGTACCCCCGCCCGCCCCGGCCGAAGGCTCGGCACACGCCCCCGCCCCGGCCACTCCCGCACCCGGCTGCGGGGCCTAGTGACCGCCCTGTCCATCGCACCGCTCATTGCTGCAGGCTTGGGCGCGGCCCCCGTGGCCAGCGCGCAGGACCTCACCGACGGGGGCCGTCTCGGAGGCGGCTCATCGCAGCTCCTGCCCGCCGGCGTCGCCGTGGGCTCCCTCGGGGGACCCGAGCTGACCCAGGTCGAATCCGTCAACCTGGGAAAGTACTCGGGCAAGTGGTTCCAGGTCGCCGCGATCCCGCAGCCGTACACGCTGCAGTGCACCAACGACACCACAGCCGAGTACGCGATCACGGCGCCCGGCACCGTCTCGGTGCGCAACACGTGTGGTTCCGCCATCAGTTCGGACTCGACGATCGAGGGCGAGGCCAAGGTCCGCGACTCCGCCACCAACGCCTCGTTGCGGGTCAATTTCCCGATGGTGCCGTTCCAGGACGAGAACGGCCCCACCAACTACCGGATCACCTACCTGGCCGACGACTACTCGCTGGCCATTGTCGGTGACCCCGCGCGATCCTCCGGGTTCGTACTCAGCCGGGAGCCCGCGCTCGATGCCGAGCGCTGGGCCACCGTGCGCAGCGTGATCGAGAACCGCGGATGGTGGTCGTGCGCTTTCCTGACCGTCCCGATGGCAGGTGGCCGCACAGACGTCACCCCGCTCTGCCTACTCCCGTGA
- a CDS encoding MmcQ/YjbR family DNA-binding protein, translating into MGHPIMFDAADPLLTRLREVCLALPDVGEKISHGRPTWYTTKVFAVYGGSVKGDHSDPLLARALLFLPDPGERAALEQDERVHVPAYYGPAGWLALPLAGGVDGGGRGPDWDEVAELVESSYRQTAGGRRVARLDDQRGRPRD; encoded by the coding sequence GTGGGCCATCCGATCATGTTCGACGCCGCGGATCCGCTGCTGACGCGTCTGCGGGAAGTGTGCCTCGCGCTGCCGGACGTCGGCGAGAAGATCTCGCACGGCCGGCCCACCTGGTACACGACCAAGGTGTTCGCGGTGTATGGCGGCTCGGTCAAGGGGGACCACTCGGATCCCCTCCTGGCGCGGGCACTGCTGTTCCTGCCGGATCCGGGGGAGCGCGCGGCGCTGGAGCAGGACGAACGAGTCCACGTCCCGGCGTACTACGGGCCGGCCGGCTGGCTGGCATTGCCGCTGGCCGGTGGGGTGGACGGTGGCGGCCGTGGACCGGACTGGGATGAGGTGGCCGAACTCGTCGAATCCTCGTACCGGCAGACCGCCGGGGGCCGGCGGGTCGCTCGTCTGGACGACCAGCGGGGACGCCCCCGCGACTAG
- a CDS encoding SPFH domain-containing protein yields the protein MGGLIFLAVIVVLIVSVVMSSVKLIPQAEAAVIERLGRYQRTVSGQLALIIPFIDRVRAKVDLRERVVTFPPQSMITEDNLTLSIDTVVYFQVTDPKSAVYEINNYIIAVEQLATTTLRNVVGGLTLEQTLTSRDMINKQLRGVLDSETGRWGLRVARVELRSIDPPPSIQESMEKQMKADREKRATILTAEGHREAAITTAQGAKQAAILDAEGNKQASILNAEADRQSRMLRAQGERAARYLVAEGQAAAIARVNAAIKSSKPTPEMLAYQYVQNLPEMAKGDAATMWMIPSQFGDSLETFAKAVAKKDDDGVFRYEPAETEFDAELPSAPEHWFDTSTDPEIARSVAAAEAAAKGASSISDEEPRKSEPKPDVFDMVPASEGGIAPDNPSQDVQGRDTPAIGGVQAPAPGQPAGFDQGADQRSGQGAYPVDGDGQPQR from the coding sequence ATGGGTGGATTAATCTTCCTGGCCGTCATCGTCGTCTTGATCGTCTCGGTGGTGATGAGTTCGGTCAAACTCATCCCCCAGGCGGAGGCCGCGGTCATCGAGCGACTCGGCCGCTACCAGCGCACGGTGAGCGGCCAGCTCGCGCTCATCATCCCCTTCATCGACCGCGTGCGCGCCAAGGTCGATCTGCGTGAGCGGGTTGTGACCTTCCCCCCGCAGTCGATGATCACCGAGGACAACCTCACCCTGAGCATCGACACGGTGGTCTACTTCCAGGTCACCGACCCGAAGTCGGCGGTCTACGAGATCAACAACTACATCATCGCGGTCGAACAGCTCGCCACCACGACACTGCGCAACGTGGTCGGCGGACTCACTCTCGAGCAGACCCTGACCAGTCGCGACATGATCAACAAGCAGCTGCGCGGCGTCCTCGACTCCGAGACGGGTCGCTGGGGCCTGCGTGTCGCACGGGTCGAACTGCGGTCGATCGATCCGCCGCCCTCCATCCAGGAGTCGATGGAGAAGCAGATGAAGGCGGACCGCGAGAAGCGAGCCACCATCCTCACCGCAGAGGGGCACCGCGAGGCGGCGATCACCACCGCGCAGGGCGCCAAGCAGGCCGCGATCCTCGACGCCGAGGGCAACAAGCAGGCCTCGATCCTCAACGCCGAGGCCGACCGGCAGTCGCGCATGCTGCGCGCCCAGGGTGAGCGGGCCGCCCGCTACCTGGTGGCCGAGGGGCAGGCCGCCGCGATCGCCCGAGTCAACGCCGCCATCAAGTCGTCCAAACCCACGCCCGAGATGCTGGCCTACCAGTACGTGCAGAACCTGCCGGAAATGGCGAAGGGCGACGCAGCCACGATGTGGATGATCCCCTCTCAGTTCGGCGATTCGCTGGAGACCTTCGCGAAGGCCGTCGCCAAGAAGGACGACGACGGAGTGTTCCGGTACGAGCCGGCCGAAACCGAATTCGATGCGGAACTGCCCTCGGCCCCGGAACATTGGTTCGACACTTCCACCGACCCGGAGATCGCACGATCTGTGGCCGCGGCCGAGGCGGCGGCCAAGGGCGCGTCCTCGATATCGGACGAGGAGCCACGCAAGTCCGAGCCCAAGCCCGATGTGTTCGACATGGTGCCGGCGTCGGAGGGCGGTATAGCCCCCGACAACCCCTCGCAGGACGTGCAGGGCCGGGATACCCCCGCGATCGGTGGGGTGCAGGCCCCCGCGCCCGGCCAGCCGGCCGGGTTCGATCAGGGCGCCGACCAGCGGTCGGGCCAGGGCGCCTACCCCGTCGACGGTGACGGCCAGCCCCAGCGGTAA
- a CDS encoding TIGR01777 family oxidoreductase — protein sequence MSIDLSCRIPATPGEAWQYFASPGAFLRLSPPFMPLRPVAEADSLRDGVAVLEPRTALPGPLGVRFGPRWRAQHDPAGFVEGERFVDRCVSQPYAAATGWVHTHTVTAGPDGNALLGDRVDARVPGRLLAPVFAYRYRQMAADLDSVARYGSQPLTVAVTGASGLVGTALTALLGIAGHRVIRLVRGDARGPDERHWDTSEPAADLLEGVDVLVHLAGAPIAGRFTDRHLALVRDSRVGPTRRLAELVAARDGATTLVSASAIGYYGADRGDEHLVEDSDPGTGPVADIVADWERDCEPARLAGARVVTVRTGIVLSGAGGMLPPLAAITRTGLGGRLGSGQQWMSWISLDDLTDIYLRAIVDPALSGPVNATAPEPVTNSEFTRVLGSVLRRPTVVPVPGWAPALVLGGRGSDELALADQRILPRALTDASHSFRLPDLGTALAHELGAEELPAAL from the coding sequence ATGAGTATCGATCTCAGCTGCAGGATCCCGGCGACCCCCGGCGAGGCGTGGCAATACTTCGCCTCACCGGGGGCTTTCCTCCGGCTCTCCCCGCCGTTCATGCCGCTGCGGCCGGTCGCCGAGGCGGACTCGCTGCGTGACGGAGTCGCGGTCCTCGAACCACGGACCGCGCTGCCCGGGCCCCTGGGGGTGCGGTTCGGTCCCCGCTGGCGTGCGCAGCACGACCCCGCCGGATTCGTCGAGGGGGAGCGGTTCGTCGACCGCTGCGTGTCTCAGCCGTACGCCGCGGCGACCGGCTGGGTTCACACCCACACGGTGACAGCCGGTCCCGACGGCAACGCCCTGCTCGGCGACCGGGTCGACGCCCGGGTGCCCGGCCGACTGCTCGCGCCGGTGTTCGCCTACCGGTATCGGCAGATGGCCGCCGACCTCGACAGCGTCGCCCGTTACGGCAGCCAGCCCCTGACCGTCGCCGTCACCGGCGCGTCAGGCCTGGTCGGCACCGCCCTCACCGCGCTGCTCGGGATCGCCGGACACCGGGTCATCCGGCTCGTCCGCGGCGACGCTCGCGGCCCCGATGAGCGCCACTGGGATACCTCCGAGCCAGCTGCCGATCTGCTCGAGGGCGTCGACGTCCTGGTGCACCTCGCGGGCGCCCCCATTGCGGGTCGCTTCACCGACCGGCACCTCGCGCTCGTCCGCGACAGCCGCGTGGGCCCCACCCGCCGTCTCGCCGAACTCGTCGCTGCGCGGGACGGCGCCACCACCCTCGTGTCCGCTTCGGCGATCGGCTATTACGGCGCTGATCGCGGTGACGAGCACCTGGTGGAGGACTCCGACCCCGGCACCGGGCCGGTCGCCGATATCGTCGCCGACTGGGAACGTGACTGCGAACCCGCCCGGCTCGCCGGGGCCCGGGTGGTGACCGTCCGCACCGGAATCGTGTTGTCCGGAGCCGGAGGGATGCTCCCCCCGTTGGCCGCCATCACCCGAACCGGGCTCGGCGGACGACTCGGCTCTGGCCAGCAGTGGATGTCGTGGATCTCGCTGGACGACCTCACCGACATCTACCTCCGGGCGATCGTGGACCCCGCGTTGTCGGGACCGGTCAACGCCACCGCCCCGGAACCGGTCACCAATTCGGAATTCACCCGTGTCCTCGGGTCGGTCCTCCGACGCCCGACGGTCGTCCCCGTCCCCGGGTGGGCGCCGGCGCTCGTGCTGGGCGGGAGGGGCTCCGACGAGCTCGCCCTGGCGGACCAGCGGATCCTGCCGAGGGCGCTCACCGACGCGTCCCACAGTTTCCGTCTCCCCGACCTCGGGACCGCGCTGGCCCACGAACTCGGCGCCGAGGAATTGCCCGCGGCCCTGTAA
- a CDS encoding TetR/AcrR family transcriptional regulator, producing MTRNSGRGGDRTPDAEDVRLIETASAVLSKRGIKGTSTDDIARAAGVTRVTLYRRLGPRDDILRAIYGHETQRLMRTVNARYTPFESLQWDPVKHIEDLLVGTVFDIRQSELLRRFIEDDKVEAMALLAGQSDTVLDPITEMLAQFVRSTWNADVHTRQMDNDECDILSREVASVVGRFLHSLVVMPDGPPVVDTEERIRALARRVLVPMILQR from the coding sequence GTGACTCGTAACAGTGGCCGTGGTGGCGACCGTACGCCCGACGCCGAAGACGTGCGGTTGATCGAGACGGCGTCGGCGGTGCTCTCCAAGCGGGGCATCAAGGGCACGAGTACCGACGACATCGCCCGAGCGGCCGGTGTCACGCGGGTGACGCTCTACCGTCGGCTCGGGCCGCGTGACGACATCCTGCGCGCGATCTACGGCCACGAGACGCAGCGGCTGATGCGGACTGTCAACGCGAGGTACACACCGTTCGAATCCCTACAGTGGGACCCGGTGAAGCACATCGAGGACCTGCTGGTCGGCACCGTGTTCGACATCCGGCAGAGTGAGCTTTTACGTCGGTTCATTGAGGACGACAAAGTCGAGGCCATGGCGCTGCTCGCGGGTCAGTCCGACACCGTCCTGGACCCGATCACGGAAATGCTCGCGCAGTTCGTCCGCAGCACGTGGAACGCGGACGTGCACACGCGGCAGATGGACAACGATGAGTGCGACATCTTGTCCCGCGAGGTCGCCAGTGTCGTCGGCCGCTTCCTGCACTCCCTGGTCGTTATGCCGGACGGTCCGCCCGTGGTGGACACGGAGGAGCGGATTCGCGCGCTGGCCCGTCGGGTGCTCGTGCCGATGATCCTGCAGCGCTGA
- a CDS encoding NfeD family protein: MHVGLIWLGAAVLLAAGEAAGGELFMLMLAAGALGGSGAAFLGAPIWGQALAFALVSLFLIVGVRPVARRRLLAAMPEHDTNTAALTGRNGTVVEAIGAAGGLVEIAGDTWTARPLIDGETFETGDRVLVHQIEGATAIVVRGL; this comes from the coding sequence ATGCATGTGGGACTGATCTGGCTCGGGGCAGCAGTGTTGCTCGCCGCCGGAGAGGCGGCCGGGGGCGAGTTGTTCATGCTCATGCTCGCCGCTGGTGCCCTCGGCGGGTCGGGCGCCGCCTTCCTCGGCGCACCGATCTGGGGCCAGGCCCTCGCATTCGCCCTCGTCTCTCTCTTCCTCATCGTCGGGGTCCGCCCCGTCGCCCGTCGGCGTCTGCTCGCCGCGATGCCGGAGCACGACACCAACACCGCCGCGCTCACCGGACGCAACGGCACCGTGGTCGAGGCGATCGGCGCGGCGGGCGGACTCGTCGAGATCGCCGGCGACACCTGGACCGCGCGTCCGCTCATCGATGGAGAAACGTTCGAGACCGGGGACAGGGTCCTCGTGCACCAGATCGAGGGCGCGACGGCCATCGTTGTGCGCGGTCTCTGA
- a CDS encoding MMPL family transporter: MTDERLAAGKSEAPGAPGLANGWVGILTGKLSAWLMLAVVVLVSGAVFAFASSESSSEGPQTLPDDSEAALVSQIQREFPDSGSVPAVLVVSRADGGELGPAGIAAAIGAGERMSEVVGAPAQGPIPSEDGAAALMLVPVDAQLLSGGAGRDLVEGMRVAVADGLDDGVTAQLTGGPGFAADTAAAFEGADFRLLAATALVVAVLLIITYRSPVLWLVPLITIGVADRVAALLVSRVGEVFGITVDASTSGIVSVLVFGAGTNYALLLVSRYREELRKTPDRRSALRAAYRGAVPAILASNVTVVLALLTLLLATLPSYRSLGASAAVGLLVALVYALVALPAALAVCGRGLFWPFVPRPDEGAGTHADGSAPATPEGFDEDVPPGVWGRIAARVVKRPVTILVSCVLLLAVLSLGLIGTRIGLSQTEQFRTASEAAAGLETAAEHYPAGVTDPVIVLTRTGTEAEVVDAVKDVEGVVSAQPAGDSGTGWSRVTVVLDAAPATNRSEDSVRALRDVVHAVPGGEAIVGGPVAETVDTSEGNLRDLTLIAPLILLVVFVVLVLVLRAIVAPLLVITATVLSSLAALGLGTFVTTHILGFPGLDVSVPLYSFLFLVALGVDYSIFLTIRAREEAATHATREAMVRAVALTGGVITSAGIVLAAVFVVLGVLPLIVLTQVGVIVALGVLLDTFIVRTLVVPALFTLVGDKVWWPGNPRNKTSRGVAAITEETHA, translated from the coding sequence ATGACGGATGAGCGCTTAGCCGCAGGTAAATCAGAGGCGCCGGGCGCGCCCGGGCTGGCCAACGGGTGGGTGGGCATCCTCACCGGCAAGCTCTCCGCGTGGCTGATGCTCGCGGTCGTCGTCCTCGTGAGTGGCGCGGTGTTCGCCTTCGCCTCGTCGGAGAGCTCGTCGGAGGGGCCGCAGACGCTCCCCGACGACTCCGAGGCCGCGCTCGTCTCCCAGATCCAGCGCGAGTTCCCCGATTCCGGTTCGGTCCCGGCAGTCCTCGTCGTGTCCCGCGCGGACGGCGGCGAGCTGGGCCCCGCCGGTATCGCCGCGGCCATCGGCGCAGGCGAGCGCATGTCCGAAGTCGTCGGCGCCCCGGCCCAGGGCCCGATCCCGTCCGAGGACGGCGCCGCCGCCCTCATGCTGGTGCCCGTCGACGCCCAGCTCCTCTCCGGCGGCGCGGGACGCGACCTCGTCGAGGGCATGCGCGTCGCCGTCGCGGACGGTCTCGATGACGGCGTGACCGCCCAGCTCACCGGTGGGCCGGGGTTCGCGGCCGACACCGCCGCCGCGTTCGAGGGCGCCGACTTCCGTCTGCTGGCAGCTACGGCCCTGGTCGTCGCTGTGCTGCTCATCATCACCTACCGTTCGCCAGTGCTGTGGCTCGTGCCTCTCATCACCATCGGCGTCGCAGACCGCGTCGCGGCGCTGCTCGTCTCCCGGGTCGGCGAGGTCTTCGGCATCACCGTCGACGCCTCCACCTCCGGCATCGTTTCCGTCCTCGTCTTTGGCGCCGGTACCAACTACGCCCTGCTGTTGGTCTCCCGATACCGCGAAGAACTGCGCAAGACCCCAGACCGCCGCTCAGCCCTGCGTGCCGCTTACAGGGGGGCCGTTCCGGCAATCCTCGCCAGTAACGTCACAGTCGTCCTCGCACTGCTCACCCTGCTGCTGGCGACCCTGCCCAGCTATCGCTCACTCGGCGCCTCCGCGGCGGTGGGACTGCTCGTCGCACTGGTTTACGCGCTCGTGGCCCTCCCTGCAGCGCTGGCCGTGTGCGGGCGCGGCCTGTTCTGGCCGTTCGTCCCGCGCCCGGATGAGGGTGCTGGCACGCACGCCGACGGGTCCGCGCCCGCGACCCCCGAGGGTTTCGACGAGGATGTTCCGCCGGGCGTGTGGGGCCGCATCGCCGCTCGTGTCGTCAAACGTCCCGTAACGATCCTCGTCTCGTGTGTCCTACTCCTGGCCGTGCTCTCACTCGGCCTCATCGGCACCCGCATCGGGCTGAGCCAGACCGAGCAGTTCCGTACCGCGTCCGAGGCGGCAGCCGGGCTGGAGACCGCCGCCGAGCACTACCCGGCCGGCGTCACCGACCCGGTCATCGTGCTCACCCGCACCGGCACCGAAGCGGAGGTCGTCGACGCTGTCAAGGACGTCGAGGGCGTCGTCTCAGCCCAGCCGGCCGGCGACTCCGGCACCGGCTGGAGCCGCGTCACCGTGGTCCTCGACGCCGCCCCCGCGACGAACAGGTCCGAGGACAGCGTGCGCGCACTACGCGATGTCGTCCACGCGGTCCCCGGGGGCGAGGCGATCGTCGGCGGGCCGGTGGCCGAGACCGTCGACACGTCCGAAGGCAACCTTCGTGACCTCACCCTCATCGCGCCGCTCATCCTGCTCGTGGTGTTCGTCGTGCTGGTACTGGTCCTGCGGGCGATCGTCGCCCCACTGCTGGTGATAACGGCGACCGTGCTGTCATCGCTGGCGGCGCTCGGGCTCGGCACCTTCGTCACCACCCACATCCTGGGCTTCCCGGGACTGGACGTGTCCGTGCCGCTGTACAGCTTCCTGTTCCTCGTGGCGCTGGGCGTGGACTACTCGATCTTCCTCACCATCCGAGCCCGGGAGGAGGCCGCCACCCACGCCACCCGGGAGGCGATGGTCCGGGCCGTCGCGCTGACGGGCGGCGTCATCACCTCCGCCGGCATCGTGCTCGCCGCCGTGTTCGTGGTGCTCGGCGTCCTGCCGCTCATCGTCCTCACCCAGGTCGGCGTGATCGTCGCCCTGGGCGTCCTGCTTGACACCTTCATCGTGCGCACGCTGGTCGTACCCGCCCTGTTCACCCTCGTGGGGGACAAGGTGTGGTGGCCGGGCAACCCGCGCAACAAGACCAGCCGCGGCGTCGCCGCCATCACCGAGGAGACCCACGCATGA
- a CDS encoding carbon-nitrogen hydrolase family protein — translation MTAHVVHAAAVQLEGVPGRVDLTLGRLEQMIVEAAERGARLIAVPEFCTSPVPMRPEVHDAVLPRENVAVEMFRRLAARHHVTIGGSMLVTEDGEVYNRYHLVEPDGRVHTHDKDLPTMWENCFYTGGSDDGVFETGLGGVGAASCWELIRTQTVRRLRGRVGVAVTGTHWWTVPHNWGGLTERALGPLSQYNRYLSENAPAEFARRLGAPVLQASHCGTLRTDFLLVPGSGASVPYDTEFVGATQIVDASGTVLATRRVDEGPGIVYADVTIEATDPVAPLEDRFWIPELPLLLRGYWHQQNIAGRSYYRRRGRSAGVRAAGIHAMAATP, via the coding sequence ATGACCGCGCATGTGGTGCACGCTGCGGCCGTGCAGCTGGAGGGCGTGCCGGGACGAGTCGACCTCACGCTGGGCCGACTGGAGCAGATGATCGTCGAGGCGGCCGAGCGGGGGGCGCGACTGATCGCCGTGCCGGAGTTCTGCACGTCACCGGTGCCGATGCGCCCTGAAGTCCATGACGCGGTCCTGCCGCGCGAGAACGTGGCGGTCGAGATGTTCCGTCGTCTCGCCGCGCGTCACCACGTCACCATCGGCGGGTCGATGCTGGTCACCGAGGACGGCGAGGTCTACAACCGCTACCACCTCGTCGAACCCGACGGTCGCGTGCACACCCATGACAAGGACCTCCCGACGATGTGGGAGAACTGCTTCTACACGGGTGGCAGTGACGACGGGGTGTTCGAGACCGGGCTCGGCGGGGTGGGTGCGGCGAGTTGCTGGGAGCTGATCCGCACCCAGACCGTCCGCAGGCTCCGGGGCCGCGTCGGGGTCGCTGTCACCGGTACCCACTGGTGGACGGTCCCGCACAATTGGGGCGGGCTCACCGAGCGCGCTCTCGGGCCGCTCTCGCAGTACAACCGGTACCTGTCGGAGAACGCGCCGGCGGAGTTCGCCCGCCGGTTGGGTGCACCGGTGCTGCAGGCCTCGCACTGCGGGACGCTGCGGACAGACTTCCTGCTGGTGCCGGGATCAGGTGCGTCGGTCCCGTACGACACGGAGTTCGTGGGGGCCACCCAGATCGTCGACGCCTCGGGGACGGTCCTGGCCACCCGGCGCGTCGACGAGGGGCCCGGAATCGTCTACGCGGACGTGACCATCGAGGCCACGGACCCAGTCGCGCCGCTGGAGGACCGGTTCTGGATCCCCGAACTGCCGCTGCTGCTGCGCGGGTACTGGCACCAGCAGAATATCGCGGGCAGGAGTTACTACCGCCGGCGTGGCCGGTCGGCAGGTGTGCGCGCGGCGGGGATCCACGCGATGGCCGCCACCCCGTAG
- a CDS encoding cation diffusion facilitator family transporter: protein MSTLKKFAWLSVATAIVTIVIKVASWWVTGSVGLLSDAAESVVNLVAAVIAVGAVTVAERPADDDHQYGHSKAEYFSAGVEGAMIFVAAAFILVVSVERLINPAPLEALGLGLAISVVAAVINGVVGVALVRAGTRHRSPTLKADGKHLITDVITSVGVVVGLALAWVTGWQVLDPIVAIGVGLNILFIGYRLVHDSGMGLMDATLSDVDNRAIEEVLERHRIPGQVDFHELRSRGAGKWRFVEFHALVPGQWSVERGHDLVEAVEQEIHAALPNSHITSHLEPIEDERAYNDVHL, encoded by the coding sequence GTGTCGACTCTGAAAAAGTTCGCGTGGCTGTCCGTGGCGACTGCAATCGTGACGATCGTCATCAAGGTCGCGTCCTGGTGGGTCACCGGCTCGGTCGGTCTGCTCTCCGACGCAGCGGAGTCCGTGGTCAACCTCGTGGCGGCGGTGATCGCGGTCGGCGCCGTGACCGTCGCGGAGCGCCCGGCCGACGACGACCACCAGTACGGGCACTCCAAGGCGGAGTACTTCTCCGCAGGGGTCGAGGGCGCGATGATCTTCGTGGCCGCGGCGTTCATCCTGGTGGTCAGCGTCGAGCGGCTGATCAACCCCGCACCGCTGGAGGCACTCGGCCTGGGCCTGGCCATCTCGGTGGTCGCAGCCGTCATCAACGGCGTGGTGGGGGTGGCGCTGGTGCGGGCGGGGACCCGTCACCGGTCACCCACCCTGAAGGCCGACGGCAAGCACCTCATCACGGACGTCATCACCTCGGTCGGCGTCGTCGTCGGACTGGCGCTGGCATGGGTCACCGGCTGGCAGGTACTCGACCCGATCGTGGCGATCGGCGTGGGGTTGAACATCCTGTTCATCGGCTATCGCCTGGTGCACGACTCGGGCATGGGTCTGATGGACGCCACCCTGTCCGACGTGGACAACCGGGCGATCGAGGAGGTGCTCGAACGCCACCGCATACCCGGCCAGGTCGACTTCCACGAGCTGCGGAGCCGGGGGGCGGGAAAGTGGCGTTTCGTCGAGTTCCACGCACTCGTGCCGGGGCAATGGAGCGTCGAACGTGGACACGACCTGGTCGAGGCGGTGGAGCAGGAGATCCACGCCGCGCTGCCGAACTCGCACATCACCTCCCACCTCGAACCGATCGAGGACGAACGCGCCTACAACGACGTGCACCTGTGA